One part of the Dyadobacter sp. 676 genome encodes these proteins:
- a CDS encoding alpha-L-fucosidase, translating into MKKTILALLLAAVAIPGFSQTEIPKARRLKWWQDAKMGLFIHWGPVSRIGREISWSREGYGKSRYDSLYLGFNPTRFDAREWVALAKASGMKYMVLTAKHHDGFSLFDTKTNDYSIMHTPFGRDVCKELAQAAHEADMPIGWYFSVADWKDPDCRNPRTNGIFAERVLEQVRELLTNYGKISLLWIDYEGWPTPVAPKKVYDLARNLQPEIIINNRLEPFTPDESHAYVGKYADYATPEGFVAGYGKVPWETCTNMGHQWAWKFGDEPRSLKESVHTLLRCVGGNGNLLFNIGPDSTGVFPADFAARAREMGKWIARNQAAIYNTKGGVFSPSVDYVSSYRGKQVFVHLLDAEKNTLALPAIPAKIKSARLSDGTPVRFTQSSKGITLTFPADKIDPIATIAVLTLDKNAAGIPPAVPLPRSGSLAYARKATASSAVGQFYHDAAAAFDDNPRTAWKIGRRKDVDFSEYYGKNLHYQSPEIMALYEPTGWLEVDLGKPATVGRIKLGESRYGQSEIRKFEVLYQKGDQWVSLAQDTAMGDWEKIVTPVKAQKFRLAIQDYHGYFGVNEFQLFPPAP; encoded by the coding sequence ATGAAGAAAACAATACTCGCATTACTCCTTGCCGCCGTCGCCATACCCGGGTTTTCCCAAACTGAAATACCGAAAGCCCGGCGCCTGAAATGGTGGCAGGATGCCAAAATGGGCCTTTTCATTCACTGGGGACCGGTTTCGCGCATCGGCAGGGAAATCAGCTGGTCGCGGGAAGGGTACGGGAAATCGCGATACGACTCCCTGTACCTGGGCTTCAACCCTACCCGCTTCGACGCCAGGGAATGGGTCGCGCTCGCGAAAGCTTCTGGGATGAAGTACATGGTGCTAACTGCCAAGCATCACGACGGTTTCTCACTTTTTGACACTAAAACCAACGATTACAGCATCATGCACACGCCATTCGGCCGCGATGTGTGCAAAGAGCTCGCGCAGGCCGCGCATGAGGCCGATATGCCCATCGGCTGGTACTTTTCAGTTGCCGACTGGAAGGATCCCGACTGCCGCAATCCCCGAACAAACGGTATTTTCGCTGAACGCGTACTGGAACAGGTGCGCGAATTGCTGACGAATTATGGCAAAATCAGCCTGCTCTGGATCGATTACGAAGGCTGGCCTACGCCGGTCGCACCTAAAAAGGTATACGACCTGGCACGCAATCTTCAACCCGAAATCATCATCAATAACCGCCTCGAACCGTTTACGCCCGACGAGTCGCACGCATATGTGGGTAAATACGCCGACTATGCCACGCCAGAAGGCTTCGTGGCGGGATACGGAAAAGTCCCCTGGGAAACCTGCACCAATATGGGGCATCAATGGGCCTGGAAATTCGGCGACGAACCGCGCAGCCTGAAAGAATCGGTGCATACGCTGCTGCGCTGTGTGGGCGGAAACGGCAATTTGCTTTTCAATATCGGCCCCGACAGTACCGGCGTCTTCCCGGCGGATTTCGCGGCAAGGGCGCGCGAAATGGGGAAATGGATCGCGCGGAACCAGGCCGCCATCTACAATACCAAAGGTGGCGTTTTCTCCCCCTCCGTCGATTATGTGAGTTCCTACCGCGGCAAACAGGTGTTCGTACATTTGCTCGATGCCGAAAAAAACACGCTCGCATTGCCCGCGATACCCGCCAAAATTAAAAGCGCCAGGCTGTCCGACGGCACGCCGGTTCGGTTTACCCAAAGCAGCAAAGGCATTACTCTTACATTCCCCGCAGACAAAATCGACCCGATCGCCACCATCGCCGTGCTGACGCTGGATAAGAACGCGGCCGGTATCCCGCCGGCTGTTCCGCTCCCGCGCAGCGGCTCGCTCGCCTACGCACGCAAGGCTACGGCTTCCAGTGCGGTTGGCCAGTTCTATCATGACGCGGCGGCGGCTTTCGACGACAATCCGAGAACGGCATGGAAGATCGGACGCCGGAAAGACGTCGACTTCTCCGAATATTACGGCAAAAACCTTCATTACCAGTCACCCGAGATCATGGCATTGTACGAGCCCACGGGCTGGCTGGAAGTGGACCTGGGTAAGCCGGCGACGGTGGGACGCATCAAACTCGGCGAATCGAGGTACGGGCAATCGGAAATCAGAAAGTTCGAAGTACTTTATCAGAAAGGAGACCAGTGGGTTTCGCTGGCGCAGGATACGGCGATGGGCGATTGGGAAAAGATCGTCACGCCTGTGAAAGCGCAGAAATTCAGACTGGCCATCCAGGATTACCACGGCTATTTCGGTGTGAACGAGTTTCAGCTGTTCCCTCCCGCCCCATAG
- a CDS encoding NUDIX hydrolase has protein sequence MSPNPWLAAVKRILALSQTGLAFQPGDYDRERYEEIRRICLDLLADMSHAPVEQIIELLPHEVGYVTPKVDIRAVIFRGTDEILMVREKMDHDRWTLPGGWADVGYTPLEVAVKETFEETGLNVEAVRLLAVFDKRKHDHPEEPWYVYKFFILCRVTGGEILAHTTETSGIGWVKFEELPALDLSVNRVTYSQLSRLLPFAADATLPVLCD, from the coding sequence ATGTCTCCCAATCCCTGGCTTGCTGCCGTCAAACGCATTCTGGCCCTGTCACAAACCGGCCTTGCATTTCAACCGGGTGATTACGACCGCGAACGGTACGAAGAAATCCGGCGGATATGCCTGGACCTGCTGGCCGATATGAGCCACGCGCCGGTTGAACAAATTATCGAACTTTTGCCGCACGAAGTCGGCTACGTGACGCCCAAAGTGGATATCCGTGCCGTGATTTTCCGCGGAACGGACGAAATCCTGATGGTCCGAGAAAAGATGGACCACGACCGCTGGACACTTCCCGGCGGCTGGGCCGACGTGGGATATACGCCCCTCGAAGTAGCGGTAAAGGAAACCTTCGAAGAAACCGGTCTGAACGTGGAAGCGGTGCGCCTGCTGGCCGTTTTCGACAAACGCAAGCACGACCATCCCGAGGAACCGTGGTATGTCTACAAATTCTTCATTCTCTGCCGGGTTACAGGCGGCGAAATCCTGGCGCACACCACCGAAACCTCGGGTATCGGCTGGGTGAAATTTGAAGAGCTCCCTGCCCTGGATCTCTCGGTGAACCGGGTTACCTATTCGCAACTCAGCCGGTTGCTGCCATTCGCCGCCGATGCTACACTGCCCGTTTTGTGTGATTAA